One window from the genome of Nicotiana sylvestris chromosome 9, ASM39365v2, whole genome shotgun sequence encodes:
- the LOC104232232 gene encoding premnaspirodiene oxygenase-like has protein sequence MQFFNFFSLFLFVSFLFLFKKLKNSNSQTKRLPPGPWKLPIIGSMLHLLGGLPHHVLRDLAKKYGPIMHLQLGEVSLVVITSPEMAKEVLKTHDLAFASRPLLVAAKIVCYNGTDIVFSPYGNYWRQMRKICLLELLSAKNVKSFNSIRQDEVHRMIEFFRSSPGKPVNVTKRFALFTSSMTCRSAFGQEYKEQDEFARLVKKVSNLMEGFDVADIFPSLKFLHVLTGMKAKVMDAHNELDEILDNIITEHKKVAKTNCESGGEGIVDVLLRLMKEGGLQFPITNDNIKAIIFDMFAAGTETSSTTINWAMVEMMKNPSVFSKAQAEVREILRGKETFGEIDVEEFKYLKMVIKETFRLHPPLPLLLPRECREETDLNGYTIPLKTKVVVNVWAMGRDPKYWDDVESFKPERFKNNSMDYTGNNFEYLPFGSGRRICPGISFGLANVYFPLAQLLYHFDWKLPTEINPSELDLTEAAGAACARKNDLHLIATPYQHCQE, from the exons ATGCAGTTCTTcaacttcttttcccttttcctttttgtGTCATTCCTCTTTTTATTTAAGAAATTGAAGAATTCCAATAGCCAAACAAAAAGATTGCCTCCAGGTCCATGGAAATTACCTATTATTGGAAGCATGCTTCATTTGCTAGGTGGACTGCCACATCATGTCCTTAGAGATTTAGCCAAAAAATATGGACCAATTATGCACCTTCAACTAGGCGAAGTTTCTCTAGTTGTTATTACTTCTCCTGAGATGGCAAAAGAAGTACTAAAAACTCATGACCTCGCTTTTGCATCTAGGCCTTTACTTGTAGCTGCCAAGATTGTATGTTATAATGGGACGGACATTGTCTTTTCTCCTTATGGCAATTACTGGAGACAAATGCGTAAAATTTGTCTCTTGGAATTGCTCAGTGCCAAAAACGTCAAGTCATTCAACTCAATTAGACAAGATGAAGTTCATCGTATGATTGAATTTTTTCGATCATCTCCTGGTAAGCCGGTTAATGTAACAAAAAGGTTTGCTCTATTCACAAGCTCTATGACATGTAGATCAGCCTTTGGACAAGAATACAAGGAGCAAGATGAATTTGCACGATTAGTCAAAAAAGTGTCAAACTTAATGGAAGGGTTTGATGTGGCTGATATATTCCCTTCATTGAAGTTTCTTCATGTGCTTACTGGAATGAAGGCTAAAGTGATGGATGCACACAATGAACTAGATGAGATTCTTGATAATATCATCACTGAGCACAAGAAGGTTGCAAAGACCAATTGTGAATCAGGAGGTGAAGGTATAGTTGATGTACTGCTAAGACTTATGAAGGAAGGAGGTCTTCAATTTCCAATCACTAACGACAACATCAAAGCTATTATCTTT GACATGTTTGCTGCGGGAACAGAAACTTCATCAACAACAATTAATTGGGCCATGGTCGAAATGATGAAGAATCCAAGTGTATTTTCCAAAGCTCAAGCAGAGGTAAGAGAAATCTTGAGAGGGAAAGAAACTTTTGGTGAAATTGATGTCGAGGAGTTCAAATACCTAAAGATGGTCATTAAAGAAACTTTCAGACTCCACCCTCCGCTACCTCTTTTGCTTCCAAGAGAGTGTAGAGAAGAAACAGACTTAAATGGCTACACTATTCCATTGAAAACAAAAGTCGTGGTTAATGTTTGGGCAATGGGAAGAGATCCAAAATATTGGGATGATGTAGAAAGCTTTAAACCTGAGAGATTTAAAAATAACTCTATGGATTATACTGGTAATAATTTTGAATATCTTCCGTTCGGTAGCGGAAGGAGAATTTGCCCCGGAATATCATTTGGTTTAGCAAATGTTTATTTTCCACTAGCTCAATTGTTGTATCATTTTGACTGGAAACTCCCAACTGAAATCAATCCAAGTGAACTAGACTTGACTGAGGCGGCTGGAGCAGCTTGTGCTAGAAAGAATGACCTACACTTAATCGCTACTCCTTATCAACATTGTCAAGAGTGA